The following are from one region of the Siniperca chuatsi isolate FFG_IHB_CAS linkage group LG21, ASM2008510v1, whole genome shotgun sequence genome:
- the LOC122869438 gene encoding galactose-3-O-sulfotransferase 2 yields the protein MTVHWLATQLWRYRVAVLMVTLGVSFLLILVGSHLLQHSSPHDWHKGRSKEPVEDREGLAANANQRPNNPYQDHKRRSDTQPSGAQAQKDANIYNILRTRTRSPPVVFLKTHKTGSSTVQNLLFRMGERDKATFAFPQYTYQFSYPDKFRAEFVDELPDGSSQYDILCSHMRLDVGQLKQVMPPNAIYITILREPLRTFESVFSYYTSAVPAFTLAKKAAETAGHKSALSVFLESPESFWDPKEPGNGLGKNPMSFDLGLNSRQWTSSWPADLILLEETFQLVMIAEHFDESLVLLGALLQLELEELAYVRLNTRSPQDVTPLDDITKARIRAWNSLDVLLYDFFLQFFWEKAEQYGPERLNREVALLRASTDTIRQKCVARKGVPPGELEDLVRPWQTDSVTILGYQVQGNLTKQEQGFCMRLVLPEIQYHAHLYFQQYGRDMKAVPTE from the exons ATGACCGTCCACTGGTTGGCCACCCAGCTTTGGAGATACCGCGTGGCAGTTCTCATGGTGACCTTGGGGGTTTCCTTTCTGCTTATCCTTGTAGGTAGTCATTTGTTACAGCATTCAAG CCCTCATGATTGGCACAAAGGTAGGAGCAAGGAGCCAGTGGAGGATAGAGAGGGACTAGCTGCCAATGCCAATCAAAGACCTAACAACCCATACCAAGACCACAAAAGAAGAAGTGACACTCAGCCCTCTGGTGCACAGGCTCAAAAGGATGCcaatatttataatatactGAGGACAAGGACACGGAGTCCTCCTGTTGTTTTCctcaaaacacacaagacaggaaGCAGTACTGTCCAAAATCTGCTGTTTCGCATGGGAGAGAGGGACAAAGCCACATTTGCTTTTCCTCAGTACACCTACCAGTTCAGCTATCCAGATAA ATTCAGGGCAGAATTTGTGGACGAGTTACCCGATGGTTCCTCTCAGTACGACATACTTTGTAGCCACATGCGTCTAGACGTGGGACAGCTGAAACAGGTGATGCCACCAAATGCCATCTACATCACAATCCTTCGTGAACCTCTACGGACATTTGAGTCTGTTTTCTCGTATTACACCTCTGCTGTTCCCGCTTTCACCTTAGCCAAAAaggcagcagagacagcagggCACAAATCAGCATTGTCAGTTTTCCTGGAGTCACCAGAGTCATTTTGGGACCCTAAAGAGCCTGGTAATGGCCTGGGAAAGAACCCCATGAGCTTTGATTTAGGTCTCAACAGCCGGCAGTGGACCTCTTCCTGGCCCGCTGACTTGATTCTGCTGGAGGAGACCTTCCAGCTGGTTATGATCGCAGAGCATTTTGACGAGTCCCTGGTCCTCCTGGGggccctgctgcagctggagctTGAGGAACTAGCCTATGTTCGCCTCAACACTCGCTCTCCTCAGGATGTCACTCCACTGGACGACATAACCAAAGCCAGGATCCGGGCCTGGAACAGCCTGGACGTGTTGCTCTATGACTTTTTCCTCCAGTTCTTCTGGGAGAAGGCAGAGCAGTATGGGCCGGAGAGGCTGAACAGAGAGGTGGCTCTACTGAGGGCCTCCACAGACACAATCAGGCAGAAATGTGTGGCCAGGAAGGGGGTGCCCCCTGGGGAACTGGAGGACCTAGTAAGGCCTTGGCAGACTGATTCGGTCACTATCTTGGGGTATCAGGTACAGGGGAACTTGACTAAGCAGGAGCAGGGATTCTGTATGCGTCTAGTACTGCCTGAAATTCAGTACCATGCTCATCTGTATTTCCAGCAGTATGGTCGAGACATGAAGGCTGTGCCTACAGAGTAA
- the LOC122869437 gene encoding cysteine protease ATG4D: protein MNPSTSSAHCEGQSPVDDLMDDWFLLSPESAGPQGLAVSREDQETEERGKLKSKLVSAWNSVKYGWSLKQKSKFSKSSPVIMLGQSYELKDQGERERFRRSFASLLWLTYRRGFPQLAGCSLTTDSGWSCVLRTGQMLLAQGLLLHLMSPGWTWSVSHHAVKDDMDLLVIRSADSKEHGLNLKERPNKRGRKLSLDSRLDRPMEAKHRKVVSWFADHPAAPFGIHQLVELGNSSGKKAGDWYGPSIVAHILRKAVAAAAAASADLSNLVVYVAQDCTIYLEDVTRLCEQPLPQPWKSVIILVPVRLGGQDLNPSYITCVKKLLTLQCCIGIIGGKPKHSLFFIGFQDDHLLYLDPHYCQPTVDTTKENFPLESFHCKYPRKMAFSRMDPSCTIGFYAKGQKDFESLCTVVNETLSTSAETYPMFIFAEGKSQEEAGSNTPTDNITYIQRKNEQRRVNTSNSMDEFVLL from the exons ATGAATCCCAGCACCTCCTCAGCTCACTGTGAGGGCCAGTCCCCTGTTGATGACCTAATGGACGACTGGTTCTTGCTCTCCCCTGAATCTGCTGGGCCTCAGGGCCTGGCAGTGAGCAGGGAAGACCAGGAGACAGAGGAGCGAGGCAAACTCAAATCCAAGTTGGTCTCAGCGTGGAACAGTGTCAAATATG GCTGGTCCTTGAAGCAGAAATCCAAATTCAGCAAGAGCTCTCCTGTGATCATGCTTGGACAATCCTACGAGCTCAAGGATCAAG GGGAGAGAGAGCGTTTCCGTCGCTCCTTTGCATCTCTACTGTGGTTGACGTACAGACGGGGTTTCCCTCAGCTGGCAGGCTGCTCTCTGACCACTGACAGCGGCTGGAGTTGTGTTCTACGCACGGGGCAGATGCTGCTGGCACAAGGCCTGCTCCTGCACCTGATGTCACCAg GTTGGACTTGGTCTGTGAGCCACCATGCGGTCAAAGATGACATGGACCTGCTAGTGATTCGCTCCGCAGACAGTAAAGAGCATGGACTGAATTTAAAGGAAAGGCCCAATAAGAGGGGTCGAAAACTGAGCTTGGATTCCCGCCTGGACAGACCCATGGAGGCTAAACACAGAAAGGTGGTATCGTGGTTTGCAGACCATCCTGCAGCCCCTTTTGGGATACACCAGCTGGTGGAGTTGGGCAACAGCTCCGGGAAGAAGGCCGGGGACTGGTACGGACCTTCCATTGTGGCACATATCCTCCG gAAAGCTGTggcagcggcagcggcagcaTCAGCAGACCTTTCCAATCTAGTCGTGTATGTTGCACAAGATTGCACCA TCTACTTGGAGGATGTGACGAGGTTGTGTGAGCAGCCTCTCCCGCAGCCCTGGAAGTCTGTCATCATCCTGGTTCCTGTGCGACTTGGAGGACAGGATCTCAATCCCTCCTACATCACTTGTGTCAAA AAACTCTTGACATTACAATGCTGCATTGGAATCATTGGGGGCAAACCAAAGCACTCGTTGTTTTTCATCGGCTTCCAGG ATGACCATCTGCTGTACTTGGACCCTCACTACTGTCAGCCCACAGTGGACACAACAAAGGAGAACTTTCCCTTGGAG TCATTTCACTGTAAATATCCCAGGAAAATGGCTTTCTCTCGCATGGACCCCAGCTGTACCATAGGATTCTATGCTAAGGGCCAAAAGGACTTCGAATCACTGTGCACAGTTGTTAATGAG ACTCTCTCCACATCTGCAGAGACGTACCCCATGTTTATATTTGCAGAAGGAAAAAGTCAGGAGGAGGCGGGAAgcaacacacccacagacaACATCACCTATATCCAGAGGAAGAATGAACAGAGAAGAGTCAACACTAGCAACAGCATGGACGAGTTTGTTCTATTATGA